The Pelmatolapia mariae isolate MD_Pm_ZW linkage group LG2, Pm_UMD_F_2, whole genome shotgun sequence sequence tcagcgcagcatcagcactgcggaaatacacggatacatccaatgcgtttttgggactttcaggtgtatggaccaatgttttagtttctgatcaaaccagaaagctttaatgagcagctggatttgtctcgcattaactggctgagttaatgcatGAGcaaaacgttagagcacttatgcaaatatgtgatgtcttgataaattgaGCAGATATTACAAGTTTACACAggaccattctcgcatgaaaatatcttaaaagtttattctgTGACACAGAAatagtaatatttcaaactccaccactctgtgttcctccgccactgcctcgtttgagttttggacgaaatggattctgggatattgcatttcgtcatttcgagctgattggagaccaaaacagccaatcagatttttttgcatccaagtctgtgattggctggttttgtggcacaaatataacgctgtacagaaagagttgagcgcgcacgggcagaaatgttgagagcgcgagcaacacattgcgagcgcaaatgcaaaaactgagcgagaggggctgctgttgtgtgtgtgtgtggataatagcaaacactgaaatacatttttgcacgcagcaatgaattttgttcactcaaatttagcttttcttcgctcaaaataaatttctcctcaaaatgcaacacttgcacctgcaaattttttttacgtgtgctcaaattttttttacatgcgctcagaatagtggcacaaaaataacgccatagccGTGAAGGGCTCTATTCGACTGGTCAAATGCGTAAAGGGGTTTCTTTGATTGGCAAATTATTTAAAGCATGTGTGTAAACATTTTAAGGTACCCAATTATCGCAGTTTACGCCGTCTTTTGCAATGGGCCCATCGCACAGGCTGATATTGCGATGACAATAAATTTTCGATTTATTGTGCAGGCCtagtacacagctgacagctctatttgacaactgttagaattcatattatggcaagaaccaatcagcgaAGGAAACAACAGTCTGTacttactttaagaactgaaggtcagtcagtccaggaaattgcaaaaacttCACAAAAACCATAAAGCGCTACGAAGAAACTGGCTCACACGAGGACCGCCCCAGGAAAGCAAGACCCAGAgtcccctctgctgctgaggatacatTCAtccaccagcctcagaaatcacaagttaacagctACTCAGATTAATGCCACATAGAGCTCCAGtaacagacacatctctacatcagctgttcagaggagactgtgtgaatcaggcctttatggtcaaatagcaagcagaagagattagtttgggccaagaaacacaaggaatggacattagaccatctgtgctttggtgtgatgagtccaaatttgagatctttggttccacaaAGGTGAacgatggtctctacatgcatggttcccaccatGAAGCATGGAGAAGGAGTGTCTGGTAGTGCGTGCGCCAGTGAACATGAACTTTTAAaactcaaaatatttttttatatactgGTTCAAAGTGTTTGTgaaacactttgttttttatgcTCGACTAAAAAACTGCAGTCACAAAGACTGACTCTGAGCACTTTTCGGTGATTACAGAGTCATAATAACGTGTCATATATGAGATTATCACCATGGCATGACATCACATCATGTATGTATttgcaatattaaaaaaaaaacagctgacagtgtgttttcatattttcattctGTGCTTAAAGGGAGAAAGGTTTATTATTTATGCAGTATTGCTGTCATTGATTTTATctatagtttgtttttgtttttttgagaatAACAGCACCAAACCTGAGAGTGAGTCAGACTGCAGGATGAACACTGAGCTGTTTGTGCCCCCCAGTGGTCTTTGACCACAACGTGCTTCCAGTGAATTCCTGAATCCAAGCTGGATGATGAGCTGTGTGTCATCAGCAGCCACTCCACCTTAAAACTGACTTCACGTATAAAACTTGGGAcatttatttaagattttgcaCCATATCCAGCCTTCTTGTGCCCCCCTGTACAGAAacttaaatgttattttcagACTTTTATTTTAGGAAACCTTACACCTGTACACATGATACACATTCACAAATAACGTTTCCTTTCAAAATCTGTAATAGAGGGGAGGACACATATGCTAATGTAATGTTAATAAATGGGGATTTATGAACACTAAACTTTCATGTTAAGAGAACACTCTCAGGTATATCTTGAGGATCTGAGTGTTCATGTGATTTATATTATTTGCTATATATATGCAACAGCGTCCAATGTTACATGTTAGTCAACTTCATTCACATTAATTAACCTTCAGCTTTCGAAACCTAAGTTTTCATATTTCCTTGAACCACTTAAATGCACCTTTTCTAATTCGTGTTTTACCGGGGGTCCGCGAAGGCGCTTCGTTGGCATTTTACGGCCTCCGATTGGTTCGATTTATGTTATTTGCACCACGTGACACCAGACATCGCCGCCAGCGAGCCGAGTAAAGACAGTAAGTGTGACTTTTTAAACGTGTCCGCGGCTATAATGCTGATATCTGGTGGTCTGCGTGCAAAGGTTTGGGTGTCGGTGACTCTCCGAGTCTGTGGGAATTCACAATCAGCAgaaaaaaggctaaaaaaatcagaaaagcaGGCGGGAAACCGCCCGGCTAAGCTAGCAGGCTAGGAAATAGCTGGGCTGCTAACTCTGATTATACAGCAATCTCTATATTCAGTCAGTACActcagtctgacagctgtgaaGTTTATTCAGGATTTAACAGCGTGTAAAGTCTGAGCTCGACTAATgagttatttaattaattaattaattttttttaacttttagatCATAGTTTTGTCCCCACGGGTGATGAAAAAATAATTGTATACAGAGAGATTTTTGTAGATCAGGGAGAAATGCTTCTTCATGCCAGGCTGTACATTCTCGCTTCCACTTGGTTTTGACTCACCTGGTCTGgagtagagtgtgtgtgtggtatatAAGGTGTAGTCTCTCTTCTGCTTTCTCAGGTAAGGACACCATTCTGGAGCCGCTGTGTTTCCCCGATCAGCCTGCTGACACCTCCAGCCCTCCCGGTGTTCAATGTCCCGGCTCCGAGCCGCTGGTCTGCCTGCTCTGCTCTGAGTCCGTCCCACCGCCGCAGAAAGACGTCCTCCTCAGACACCTGCTGATGGAGCACAAGCTTGTCATCGCAGACGTCCCAAAGTACGAGCCACACATGCTCCGGCTCACTCGTTTAACTCTCGGGAACACGTTTGGATGTTTTTAGCATTTGGAACTCGATCATTTCACCAAAGACTTACTGTAATTATTTGGGGTGATGGGGGGAAACCCTTACCTTACAAGTATACATATATACAACAAGTCCAGCATGTCCACGCCTGTTAGTGCGCTGCTTTTATGAACCGTGACGAAGTGTTTCTGTGCGCCGGTAAACCTGGCTGTGAGTCGGTTGCGGTTTTTACTGACGAGTTTCCTCCATCAGGTACTTGCTGTACTGGAAGGGCAGATTCCTCGAGCAGCCGGTCACAGATTTCTGCAGCGTCATCAAAACCAACTCCACGGGCCCAGTCGGTGAGTTCACTCAAACCCACAGAGGACCTGACCTTTCAAAGTGAACCACATACACTTCCTCCAGCTCTGATTAATGACTCATTAAAAACTCTTCTTCCTCGCTGACCTGAGAGAGAAGCAGGAGGACTACTTCCTGCTGTGTGACGTCCTTCCAGAAGACAGAGTCCTCCGAgagaagctgcagcagaaacGACTGGTGAGGAGACGTGACACTCGGAGCATCCTGAGTGAATCTTGTGCTGCTGGAAGTTTCGtttcttttaaactttattttgagGCAAAGTCTGAAAATCaggaaaaatcagaaaaattgCAGATTTAAGTGATGATTTTACATGCTTTGTGTCGTTGTAACCTCTGCACTTTAAATATCTGAGCACTCTGAGGTAGCTTTCTGAAGAATTCCTCTGAGCTCTTCTTCTGTGCTCCCACAGGAGGAGGTcctggagcagcagcagaaggagCGAGACGACAGCAGCTTCCATCGTCTCTGCATGTTCTGCAGCGAAGAGTTCACGGGAAACCGGTAAAGCGCCGCAGGATTCCCATCATTCCTGGAAACCTCACGTGTGTTAGATTAGAGTAGACAGAAGGTAGAGCTTCCTGAAATCATGTGACTAAAAGCTTCTTTGCTTCCTGTAGTCATCCTCTTATGATCCAACCCCCAAAAAGCTGctttgatgcataattccatAAACATCATTCAGTGACATGTCTGAGCCTGAACCAAGAAGCTGATCTGAGACCAGTGCAGCTCCTCATCCTTCTTCCTGTTCTACTAAGGGTCAGGTCTCAGACCTGTGCAGGTGTGCGCTGGTTCATGAATGGCATGAAGGTGTGACTGGCTCCTCACTGGTGTTTACCACAGTTCTTGTGTGGATCTGTGTCTTTACCTCCAGTTAagcttccatccatccattttcagtcACTGTGTTGGTTCGCAGATGCTCGGCCTCCCTCTGCACAGCCACCACCTCCAGCTCCTTGTGGGAGGACGCCGAGAGACATAACCCGTGTCCGCTCCGGGTCTCCTCACATTTGGACATACAGCGGCCCATGGCGAGAGAGGTTGCTTCCCTCTGTCTGCCACTATGGGCACGCTGTATGGATCTTGAAGTCTTGTCCAAATGGGAACTTCTGGACGAAGCCCAAAGGACTGCAGCGCAGTGCTAACAGTGATGATGTCAgctgatgttttcttttgtttattaaaaatgGCTCCACGTGCTGTTTCCAGGTCGTCTCTGCTGAACCACATGGCCAGAGAGCATTCCTTCAGCATCAGACTGCCGGACAACATCGTCTACTGCAGCGAGTTCCTCGACACGCTGCAGGACAAACTGGACAGGTACGCTAATCGTTGCTTTTTATTCACAGCgttaacttttgttttgtttcgcCCGCCTTTTCATTTTGCTCCCCTTGCTTCAGTCTGCAGTGTCTGTACTGCGAGAAAACGTTTCGAGATAAAACCACGCTGAAGGATCACACGAGGAAAAAAGCTCACCGCCGCATCAACGCCAAAAACCACGAGTACGACCGCTTCTCCGTCATCAACCACCTGGTAAAACCCAGCGACACACTCGCCACACGCTTCCACATCAGGATAAACGAAGCAGTTCTGTAGAAGCAAACGCGCTACCTGAATGTATTGTTCCGATTCTGATTTTAAAGCGTCCCTCCTGTCCTGTCAGGAACTGGGAAAAACGTGGGAGGAGGTGCAAAGCAAAGATGACCGTGAGCTGGCGGATGATGAGGATGAGTAAGTATCCTCTGTGAGGACGGCATTAACTAAAGTGTCCTGATTCATATCATACAGACTGCTCTGTGTCGTGTTAAAGGCAAAAACCGGGCCGGGCTGCACTTGCGTGTAATACCAGTTTTTACCACCAGATGGTGCAGTTACTGGGTGTAACGTTTATTTTAAACCAACACGACATCACCAGTCTGAGCACGCTTGATCTCGAGAGCTAACCAGGTGCTGAACCAGGTGCTGTGAGCTCGGGGTAGCTGTGGATCAGGAGGTACAGCGAAAGGTTGGAGGTTTGATCCCCGGCTCGATCCCAGATACTGAACCTTGGGTTGTCCCTCCTGAGAATATTCTTATTTACTGTGTCAGCCTGGATGCAAAAGTTTAAATCAAGTCCACTTCCTACTCCTCCTCTGATCCTGTGTGAATGCTTTCAGTCTGCTCGTTTCATCTCCGTATCGTCATGGGAGCGCAAAACTGTCTGTCTGTGGTAAAAGAATGACAAAACCTGCAAGGCGTGCCATTTTATGTGCAGAATATGctattttaattcaattcaattcaattcaattttatttatatagcgccaaatcacaacaaaagtcgcctcaaggcgctttattttgtacagtagatagcacaataataaatacagagaaaaagagaaaaacccaacaatcatatcatatgaccccctatgagcaagcactttggcgacagtgggaaggaaaaactcccttttaacaggaagaaacctccggcagaaccaggctcagggaggggcggccatctgctgcgaccggttggggtgaaagaaggaaaacaggatgaaagacatgctgtggaagagagacagagattaataacagatatgattcgatgcagagaggtctattaacacatagtgagtgagaaggtgactggaaaggaaaaactcaatgcatcatgggaatccccggcagcctacgtctattgcagcataactaagggaggattcagggtcacctggtccagccctaactatatgctttagcaaaaaggaaagttttaagcctaaccttgaaagtagagatagtgtctgtctcctgaatccaaactggaagctggttccacagaagaggggcctgaaaactgaaggctctccctcccattctacttttaaatactctaggaacaacaagtaagcctgcagagcgagagcgaagtgctctaatagggtgatatggtactacaaggtcattaagataagatggggcctgattatttaagaccttgtatgtgaggagcaggattttgaattcaattctggatttaacaggaagccaa is a genomic window containing:
- the LOC134634467 gene encoding zinc finger protein 277-like, giving the protein MEKECLALRWHFTASDWFDLCYLHHVTPDIAASEPSKDSKDTILEPLCFPDQPADTSSPPGVQCPGSEPLVCLLCSESVPPPQKDVLLRHLLMEHKLVIADVPKYLLYWKGRFLEQPVTDFCSVIKTNSTGPVEKQEDYFLLCDVLPEDRVLREKLQQKRLEEVLEQQQKERDDSSFHRLCMFCSEEFTGNRSSLLNHMAREHSFSIRLPDNIVYCSEFLDTLQDKLDSLQCLYCEKTFRDKTTLKDHTRKKAHRRINAKNHEYDRFSVINHLELGKTWEEVQSKDDRELADDEDEPLVLRHRRQSASVRPVHVPARTEVRTAHLIGQPLCLSESCDWIT